The following DNA comes from Castanea sativa cultivar Marrone di Chiusa Pesio chromosome 10, ASM4071231v1.
AATCTGTATTAGTATATACTGATGTCAAAAGTTGAAATACTCTGATAAGTTAGCATATTTTTGTTGCATGTATCAAGGAGTGAACTTCTGAGCATCTACTTTATTAACAAGCCAAATCATAATTCAAGGTTCTTAATTCAAGTTGCATAATTTCAGACTGAACCTTTCCAACTCATTTCCCAAATCATAATTTCCATTTGGTCTATGGTATTAACTCTATCATCTCATCCTACTTGTaggttcctttatatagtgaaCAGAGAGAATCCTTGACCTCATTTTTAAACCCAAAGTTTAATCCAGTGATTAAAAGTAACtgacaaattttgattttgatagcTTCTTAAAACACATTTTGAGTCTTTACCATATATTCTTAGGAGTTCCCTAAAGCCAGACATAGACTAAAGTAAATTATGACTGTCTGCCAGTCCATTTTAATCCACTATGCATTTCACTTCATACTCAAAATATCctttggtttttatatttttcatatccCATTTCTGTTATTGCAGCTGCATGAGGGTGTGAAGAAGTCAGGCATCATGGGCTTTTGTGATCCATGTCCTGGAGAACCTAAGCAGCTGCATGTGGAGTACACCTACAGAGGCGGGAGATATCAGGTATGAATGACAGTTTCTCTTTTGTTGTAAGCAACTAAAAAAGGTGTTGATGAAGGTTAGCTCTTGTATTACTAACTTGAAATTTGTGAATCAGGTGGTCGTTGATGATTATGAAGAGCTGCTAATACCCCAGGAATCAcatataatctaattttttttcttttttctttttcatggtGAACTAAAAGCACCATTGGTCTATACTTGCAATGGCTCTttctatttgtaattttttgtcaaAGGCAGTTTTTGTTGCCTTTAGGCACGTCTCATGGACACGAGATTTAACTTCGAAGTGATTCCCACTTTCGAAGCAAGTAATGCAAGAATTGGAATTGGAGTTGGCATGAGATTTAACTTCGAAGTGATTCCCACTTTCGAAGCAAGCAATGCAAGAATTGGAATTGGAGTTGGCATGAGATTTAACTTCGAAGTGATTCCCACTTTTGAAGCAAGCAATGCAAGAATTGGAATTGGATTTTAAATGTGTACAATTTCGTatcaagtttgtttgtttggttgttttttttaaaattatttctctCGTATTTTATTCACTAAAAGTTTGAATGTttgtttggagagaaaaaaacagaaaaagaaaaagaaaaggcctTATACACCGGCAAGGCCTAAACAATCTTAGAAGTGAGAACCTGAGACAAGCCTACCATTTAGGCCCCATTTGCAAAAAAGATGGGTTACTCTATTGTTATATCTAAGAGCCCACTTAAACACTAACATTACATTAGGATTTTCATTTTGGGTCccttttttgataagttgttGCCACCTGTGAGGGAGTGATCATTATCTGAATCCTAGTTCTACTTCTAAAAGAAGGATGACAATGCTTTGAGCTAGCTACAAGCCTCTTGGcatcaaggttgtcaaaatcgggatcctacgtaggatcgtaggaggtaggtgagatcgtggatcgtaggatcggatcgtaaatcgtaagatcctatattatttgagaaaaaaacaaaaaaaataaacatttgtatgttaaataatcacataaattatacattcattaatttaattaccATATATCACTATATTCATTtataagcatcatttaaagaggtcaaaaatctcaaaacatgacactctattagaatattttttattcggATCCAACTGGCACACTCTCTACATTagagttgaaaattttggtctattgggattttatttttcatttaagtccAACTGAGCAATCTATTAAGTTTAAAAACATTACAAGAAATAAAGGTCGTTTGGGATCGTCAAAATCGTGTGATCCTATCGATCCTGAACGATCgcaaagatccttgaaagatcTTAATCGTTTTGAGCAGGTGAGATCGTAGAATCGTAGGATCCAGATcgggattttgacaaccatgcttGGCATTACATTGGGAACCGAGAAAACTAAAGCTTGGAACATCTTCGAATTACTTCGATCACCAGCCAAATTTTCCAATTAACTTGCTTGGAACTATCTGAAATGCTTCTGATCACATCTTTGGCATCACCTTCAATAATGGATTGGCTGCATTCCATGCAATTTTGATCGCCACGGCCCACCAGACTGTAGGAGCTTCCGCTGCTGCTATGGAACATGTATAAAGTGTTCCTTGCCCAAGCTTGCAAGCGCTTTGCTAGTAGTGCTGGACAGGCCTCCATTGTGTTAAAATTTGACTCGTTACTAAATTACTATTTGCACgtttctcaatttttatttgctCTATACACAAACTATGTTTTCCCTTCATTTTTGAGTTATCTAGTCTGAAAAACATTAAACGATAAATGTCTGTTTGGTAGCAGTGGTTTAAGAAGTGTTGTGAAAACACGTGTTTAAaatactcattaaaaaaaaaaaaaaaagtgtttgatatcatgtttcaaataacatattttaaaatatagaagaaaaaaaaaactatgtgtttggtatgtgttttttttaagagagaaggATAGAAGGCATAAAAGAGGTGGGATCgtgggagaaaaagaaagagattgaaGCTTTAGAGAGAGTTTCAGTTATGTTAGGTCTTATCAACTGAATCCTActattttcaacttatttaccaaaaaaaaaaaaaaatcaatgaacaaTGTTACTTGCAGAAATGGAGCACTTATCTATGACAATTACCTATTACTTGACAATTATATTAAAACTTCCTTTACACATGACTTTTTCCCATTTGCCATGCATTCTgtcaataaattaattatttgaccCAACACAAGTCAAGCCTAAATTGTTCATAAATAGCTCAATTCGTTTAAAACTACAATACTAGTGGCTACAAGACAATTAGCAAAGACTTTGCAAACACCTAGATTAACAACCATCAAGCTGCAGCTAAAACAAGAAAGCACTACGTCCTGGATTTACaaaaactagcattaacatatgcATCCTTGGTAAAGATAGCAGTATAGATATTTGTTTACTACAAGCTTCTTTACTCCCTTACAAAACTCAATTTACTTTGACATCCAATTTGATCAACTTCAAGATATTCTTCATATCTGATAAGGCCATTTATGAACTCAAATTTTTCGTTGCAACCATAAATGGTATATAGTAGCAGAAAGAGCTAGCTTACGAAATTACTTTGAAACCCCCACCTTTGAGATCTCTGGCACACCACTGCATTACATCAATCAGTAGTAAACAGGTTATTCAACCAAACAGCATATGAAAATCTGTAACCAGATTCTttgagagaaagaaattaaaaaaataaatgattccATGAAATTTCTACAGCCCAACGGCCAAAATGGCAAAATACCCCTTTCGCTCAAAAGTTCTTGCAAAATGCCCCtgttttgtaattatttagggatatgcccctattttgaaactcgattttttaaaaatcaagtttcaatgaaaaactcgattCACCCAAAATCAATTTACTTGCAAAAACTGAGTTCCATGTAAGTTTTTGCAAGTTTTttgcctataactcgattttgggcgaatcgagttttttttatttattgaaactcgattttaaaaaaatcgagtttaaacAAGAGCATATCCCTAAATAATTTCAGAACAGAGGTATTTTGCTACTTGTTTTGAGCGAAATGggtattttgtcattttggcCTAAGCCCAACACACAACTCTGTTATATGCAGATAATCTATTTTTGATGGCCAACGCTATTAAAGAAGGCACTTTTTTTGGAATTGAATTAGGGAATCGGACCAATCTCCATCACCAGCAGGGAGCAAATTTCTTAAATCAAATAGGCTCCCAAGCAGAGGCACTAGTAAACTGCCCTGAATTAGAAAGAAGCCAAGAAACTGAATCATCAACCATCACCCACCATTTTCAACTGAAACATTTTGCTTTGAATGATTACAAGATCTTCTGACCTTGTTGGGTTCCATTTTTAACTGAAACAATTTGCTTTGAATGATTACAATATCTTCTGACCTTGTTGGGTTCCATTTCGACAATCcctttgttcatttgtttgataCTAGCTACTTCAGCATGAAATGAACTAGCCACATCATAAATTATCCTATATCCATACTATAGCAGGAGGCACATAATATAAcaggataaaaaaataataatataaaagatATGTTTGCTACCAACCAAAGATAATATTTAAACCACTTTCTCAATAATAAAACACGGTAATGTGAGTATAGCAGGAATAAgttgacaataaaaaaaaaaggaataatattaatgattaatcaattacaataaaagAGGGAAGGGGGATTAGTCTGTTGTACTTGGTTCCTTAGCAGATGTAAGTCCAAGAAGGGAACCAATCTCCAATGTGAGCAATCTCATAGGGAAATCCTACCATGGAAATTGCCTATTTTGAAAGAATGAACCTAAATGGCTTGATCTGCGGTAGGGTGTTGCACATAATTGTGCAAATGGCAGAAATGCGGGTCTCTCTGCTCTTCTTCGGCAGGTTCCCTGGAAAGTTGGTTAGGTTTGAAGACCCCATCTACGATCCATTTATCCAAGAGCACATCTAGCTCCTTTGATGTATATGGCAATGGTGGAGGGGTCTCATACTCCCTCCCATCtgatttcctctttttttcgcCAGTAGATACCGCCATGACTTGTGGAGCGGTCCTCCATTCTTTAGGCCTGTCAAAACTTAGCCTCACTGATTGGGCGATCTTCTTGGCTTTCTACAACAATTGTGCGAACTGGGAGATTTCTAAATTCTCCAAAACAACTCTATATTCCATAATCATGTTACCCATACACATTTCTATAAATGTCTTTTCCTCACAATGATCATAGCAGTCAAGTGCTATGCCTCTAAACCTCTTAATGTATTCCATTAAATCTTAACCGCTTCTTTGCTTGGTTGCTTACAAAGTTGCAAGCATTACTGTCTCTTCTCCATGGAAGTATTTAGTGCAAAACACGTCTACCATGTCATCCCACGTTGGGATTGACCCTGGTTTCAAACCAGTATACACACAGTCATAGAAGGATTTGGAAAATTCCCGAAGACACAAATCCACATTTGTCGCGTAGGGACTAAGGGTATCAATAAACTTGCTTACATGTTTGATAGCACTTCCCCTTCTGCCATCATATTGTGCAAAAGTTCAAGATTCATGCCTCTCAGGATATGGTTTGCTGAGTATTCTCACCAAATAAGGAGGCCGTCATGTATAAAACCTTTCCTTAGGTGCTTTGGCCCTTTCTTGTTCTAGAAGTGCTGCAACTTCGGCCATGGTGATGAAACGCTACTCCACATTCTACGGACCACCCCCTGTAGGGGTTTCTTCCTTGTCTACCGCATGCTCGGGGTGATGCtgacttcctttttcttttgtcttgtcTACTTTCATTTGGCGGATTTCTTCCATTATCTACTACTGGGAATGCTGCACAGATTGCAGTGCCTCGATGAAAAAGTTCACATTATCAGCAGGAACTCTTTACTACTGTTGTGGTCCAGCCCTCGTACTATTAACACCTTCCACCTGGTTGGGTTGGTGCTAGTGAGGCATTGTTGGTCTTGACTCTGCCTACGATGGCACAACGCTCATGTTTTTTCCCAACTCCCCAGCGGAGTCGTCAATTTAAATGTGGTGAGCTTTTTTGTACTTTTGGGTTGGATTGCTTCCTACCACGTTGTGACCCAATAGTTCTAGGGTAGGAAAGTCAGGACTGACTCAATTGAGACTTACCTTAAGCCAGCTTGTGTGCAAGCTAGGACCCCTTTGCCAAGATCTTAGTCACGTGCCCACGGCAGAGGATGCTGTTACAAATATGTTATAGCAGGAGGCacaatataacaaaataaaaaaaagatatgtttGCTACCAACCAAAGATAATATATAAACCactttctcaataaaaaaaacatagtaaTGTGAGAATAGCAGGAATAAGTTAgtgacaataaaataataatgtaaaGGTTCTTCTGGATGCCAATTATCGTGCCTAAGGAACACAGAATTGCCTTCCCCAATTGAGTGCTTGATAAAAAGGCTTTATTTTATCTCTAAGTTCAGGAGTTTTCTCCAACACCAGGAGCAACTACACCCTTATCTTCACAGTCCATTAGCTTCTAACTGTACATTGAACTTTCACATGGGGAGTGAAAATATTCAATGAATAAACTTGCGTTGCATTCTGGTTCTTCTTAAATCCTCTCACCAGAACAACATGTGCTCTATCTAATATGATCCTGAATGATTTACATGAGGTGCTGCTCTATAAAACATATGCTATTCTTATCTCACCCAAAGGCGATAAAAATGCTATCATATTTACAACAAAAATTCTGCACCTCCAAATCACAAATCTTAAATAGACCACGCATTAATGAGAAGTACAGAACTCTGAAGATGGGATGTTTTGCAGGCTGTCAGAGCATAATTTCTATAAAAACTCTTAAATACACAgcaacaaatattttaacaattgacCATTTGGTCTATAATTTATTTGTCACTACATAATAACAGAAGAACCGCATATAACAGCTAGAATGCCAAAAAACAGTGGACATTATATGAAGTTGTTTCTGATGATGAGTTCACCATTGAACGGGTCAAAAGATGCTTCAATTACTGTAGAAATATGTTCCACCGTCTTTCTTGATTCATGGATTCCCACTGCAACAGGGTTTGCCAGAAGCTTTACTCCTTGCTTCCAATATCTCTTATCTGAATCAAACATGTAAAATGTTTAATACAAGCAAGACCTACTAAAGATTGTTTTGCAAAGAGAAAGTGGGATATGATTGAGTATCAAGTAACCAATTAATTATTAGCCACTTCTACATGGAGTTAAACCATACCTGGCCCTGTAGATAACACAATGGAATTATCTGAATCCATCACCCAATCAATCCATAGTGCAAAGCCATGACAAATTCCAGGCTCAGTGAATTCAACCTAAAATAAACACTTTCAATAATCAATTAAGCAGTATGATATGGTCCTTAGAACGTAATGAAATATTTATCATGGTTAAGTTTACCATTACCAAGCAATGATTTTCAATAAGAATAACAAAATTGATAATCCAAGTATATTAAATATTCAACCGTTACTATTGTTGGAGCAGCGAGGAAGAGTAAATTGATTTAAGTCGAGGAAATGAAACATGGTAGAGGAAAAcctaaaataatattagtaaaaaatgacatgtcaatTAAAGGGATAATTAAGAATATGACTTCAAATAGGATAGAATGATGGAACAGAATACATATGCTGTTGGAAAAAACTTTGGGGCCTAAGGCTGGGTTGTTGTATTACTGTGGAAAAAAACAAATCACATTTGTTTTGATTGCCACAAAGTGAATGTTTATGTAAAAGAATTTTATAATGGGAAAAATAGCAAATTCAGTCATTTTTAGTCTATGGATGTTACATTATGAACAAAAGGTTTGCCCATTTGATGCCACACACAACTCACCAACTGATTCAATCAGTAGGCTATGTCATAATTAGTACTGAAAAGGTTGTACCCAGAGCACAAACCTTCCACTATGTCATGGACACTACTGAAACCATTAAAATCCCATGATTAAATTGTTTCATCATGGTTGCTCAAGAGACATTGATGCAACAATTCACCATGCCTGTTGCCTAATAAGGCTGAGGGTGCCATAATAGAAATGCATATAGATTAATCCATTATTGGTGCACACATAACAATGAGGCAATGGTTCACCATGTCTGATGCCTTAACGCAGAACAATAGAACATGCAATATGTTCTTTCACATGTGCtttgaaactttttattttttataattcaatagttggggcaggatttgaaccctagacgTCTTAATTAAAAATGCCAAGAAatgccagttgagctacaaggctcttggcgtGTTTTGCAACTAAATTTAAGAATATAAACCACCATAAAAGATATTGGAAGATCAGGACTAATATTAGCCACCAGATGACCAAATTTTTACAAGAATGTCCAAGTCTAATACCACTTTGTTTTGGGATGAAAATGCCACTTTGTTTACAAGGCGCAAGTGGAATACCTGGGCTTTTCCATAACatggttttattggttttgaaaaatcaaactCCATGATGGTAAATATCTCACTGAGTTCCTGGAATGTTTTTCAAAGAAGCCTCATTAGCGACAATGATATTATTTTCATCCAGAAAGGaattttatcttcttttgtcACAGAGAAGATGTGCTTCATAAAAAATGAATTCTACGAACATTGATTACCTTAATTTCTCCACACTGCCAGATGTAAAAAGGCAAACAGGGACCCTCTTCTGGTGCAGGCAATTCACCGCATGCCCCTAAGGTAGTATTTACAACTGAATGGTCAAAACCTTCAATATTACTCAAGCAACGACGACTCTTCCATAAATCCTGAACAAAAGTTTTCCAATCACAGAATCTAATCAAAACAATCACTATATTCGTTCAAACAAATAAGACACAATGACACAAGTACAACATTAACTTACAGGGAGAGACATTGCACAAGCCTTCAGTAGTCCTTTACAAGGCATTACCAGTACATCTTTGGAGAGGACAGAATCAAGCAAAGTCCGTTCCTTCCTTAAACCCAGACCAAAAACACAAAGGaattaatagataaaaaaatagaaaaagaaaacaaaaggagtataactgtgtgtgtgtgtgtgtgtgtttggactAACAGCAGACCACTTTCAGTTAACACTTCCACAGAAAAGGATGGTGATAAACAAACTTTTGGAGAGGCAATGATTTAAGCAAATCTGgacaaaacaaatattaacaAAGGTCGACTAAATATCCTGAATGTCTTAGTGGTGAAATAAATTCTCAGATAGGTGAATTGTTCTCATAAATGGATGGATAAAGAGCATTAGGATGCGGGACCAAATAAGCAAAGAACACACTTTTTATTAACAGATCAAATTAACGCACGAGGTAATGAAACTTTAGAACTTTCATTGCCTCACTAGAAGTATACCtagtaatattttataaatccacctgtacaaaattataatatgagaGAAGTTAACCCATAAAAACTCATGTATTTCTGTTGAATGAATGAATTCTTAATAAGGAAATTAAGCTATTAATGATTTAAGCACAAAACCATACACCAATCTtgcaaattaaaattatattaggaTCTGATGCTGCAAAGAAAAagcatattttcatatttacacTCTAACCTTTGAGAGGTATAGTTGATGCCTgaaataaacttatattttagatggaaatttaaactaaaattaaaagtttcAACAGATATAACCACAATCATTAGGACCGCACAAGTGGAGGTCAGTATCACTGATACTTTTTGGAGAAAGCATATGTTCATGctagtaaatttttttggcaGCAAATTGTTGATAGCTGCAATCAGTTATTGAAGGGATGATATTACCCAAATAATGAGCATCAACAGATGACAGATGTACACCTAATCTTCATCCAAGTACAAAACAGTAATGCAATTTCAAACCCACAGGTTTCAACTGGGCACACGTTTGGCACATCTTAAATATGTCAATTGGCTTATTTAATGCTATTATTTGTCAACAGACATGAACTGCCAATCTTAGCTGTGAGAATAGGTTCTCAAGTGTGTGACTTTTTTAATATCTAGCATAAAATGAGTTACATTAATAATGGCCAAGAGGCCAAATACATAAATCCTAGGTTCTTCATGACTGATGCATCGTTTGTCAATAAATGAAGATACTAATTCCATTATAGAATATACTATATAAAAGCAGATGCACACAACACCTTACAAAGTTCAGGGCTAAATAAAGTAGGCATGTTTTGAGATCCAAAGTGTTGTTAATATTCAGAGACTCCAAGCTATCTTTACTAGAGTCCAATTCAAAGATCCACATGCCATAGATATTCATTAAAGCATAAAATATAGCAGGATcaaataataattcaatttaCCAAAACCGCAGATTCTGCCATGGAAGCATGCCCTCATTTCCATAATAGAATGGTTCTCCGATCAATAGATCAACCTGCATAAGAGCATAATTACAAATTGTTTATTTCCAAATTATAACTGGTTAATAGTAATTTGGAGTAATATATTTAATCAagccaaaattttcaaagaatagTGGATAAATGTCACAATGCTCAACCAAAGATATGCTATTAAGTAATATGCAAACACGTATAACCACATGGTTGGGGTCCTATAACTTTGGCATCTTAAACCGCTGGTTTTATTctgaaaataagttttaaattaagaagaaaaaaaaaaagaataatatttcAAAGCATGTCAGAGAGGTATCCTGGCAAACTAGGATGGAATTACCTTTTTCTGATGTGTATCATGCATAGTTAAACATGTTTTCCTcttttcaagaacttcaacatGATCCATTGAAAAACCGTTTGCATCAGCAACAGCTTGCAAATATTGGGCGCCCTTGTCCCTCAGCCCCGGAAACAATGATATTACATGTGATGTTTTTGAAAGATGTGCAACAAGAAGGGTTAGGAAAACACTATCATCAGCAACAATGCATAGTGAATTAACTCTTTCCTGCAACTGTAAAGAATACTCTGATTTAGAAAAGGTGAAAGATGTGGAAAAATATAACAAGGATGAGAAAAAGTTTGCGTAAATGTGTGCACAGGTGTATGCATGCATgttggagaaagagagagattacaGCATTTCTTAAGGCTTGAAACATGGATTGTCTCCATTCTCTGTCTCCATAAATTGCTATTCTTTCTGGTGATAGTATGAGTTGTGGATCCCCAGTGTCAAAGCCACTTTTTCTCGGGACATTGGTCTTGAGATTATAAAGGATGCTAGTTTCAGTATGAACAGCATGTAAATAAACCTCTTCATCCTTGGAGACGGACATACCTTTTCCTGAAACAAACCAAACACACTGTTTCCAATGGTCACACCAATGCCCAGCACCTGATGAAGCATCAAACCACCTTTATAAGTTACAAGAGCATGAAAGTACAAAGTTCTACTGAGGAATTTATCTAGTAACTGAAGCCCTAGGTAAAATTCTTAAGGGTGAACCAGAAAGCAGCATCTGGCATTGAAACAGCGCCATTCAACTAAACTTGTATGATTAACTTTCATTTACCCACAAAAGTTTCTTGACTGTATATCAACAAAAAGGCTAGCTATGTAGTTCACACCATCAACATATTTCCTCAAAGGCATGGATGATGGATGCAAACAAGGTTTGGGAAAACATTAATTCCAGAAAAGGTAAACACATATGTTCAGTATTTTGTCCCAAGTATTATATTTCATACTAACAACATTCATAGGGCAAGCATTCTTAAACATTCTCTCGGTGACTCAGTCACTTGAAAATACACTTCTTTACCAAGTGGCCTAACTTCCTAAGCACAGTAAGTGTATAATTACAGCAGAAACTAGAATGAAAATGCTTCCAATCACAAGAGAATCGTATATATAACTAACTTGTGTTCATTGCTGAACTTATCCATCCAGGAGCAGTAGAATAAAAGATAGTCCCTTCACAATCAAGCTGAAGTACCCACCTGAATATGCACAAACAGACACACAGAGGCATCAGAACCATCCTAGGAAAGAATACTGCCACAGAGAATAACTGTTGGAGAACAGATGCGATTACCATGAAACTACAGCATTAACTCTACCATCATTAGTCGCCTTTATGTGCAGCTCAATTTCTCGATGACTGTCTGGCCGTttccaaaaatcaaattcaaaaattttgaagggTTCTGACAGCTGGATGAATCTTAATTTAAGTAGAAATTAAACCACTAGTAATTTCCAATGAAGTTTGCTGATAAGTAATAAATGACATTACCagctttatttcttcttttattgcATCACAATGCATGGCATATTGTTGGGATTTGACATGTAAAATTCTATCCAACCCACTTGGAACAAGATGAATGCCATCCCCTGTGTCTGCTTCATTATTATGTAAATCATGTAGCTTCCACAAAAATTTGCTTTCAACCAACTGAGTAAgggcaagaagaagaaaagaagagagggGGGGAGGCCAAGCTGTGTTAGCCTTGAAATGATCAAATGAAATCCATCTCAACCTAGagaagtaaaattaaaaataaacttaaCAGATACCATAATAATGTACTACTAATTAGTGTAACATAATTAcaatatatcaacaaaaaaaaaagtgtaacatATTTACAAATGTCTGTGAGGCACCATAAGATCAATAAACACAATTACATAATATGATAAAGCAAAAATAGAATCTCAGAAGAAAGACACAGAAACTTAGGCACGGACAATTTTTAGAGTAAAAGCAAATTGCTTTACATGTCACAAATTTCATAGTAGCAGGAAAGCATTTCAGAAACATTGCCATTTAATACTATCCTTCAGTATAATAAATCCAAAAAACTAGGATCACTCTTAAGAGGACAAATTCAAGACCAGAACATGCATATCATAAGCTCTGTATAGCATGTCAACTTTTATCTTAATAGAAAGACAGAAATAACAAAAAGGAGAataatatgtcaaaaaaaagtTCAGAAACGAGAAAAGTAGTATTTTTGAACACCTGGCCATAGGTAGTTGCTCTGTACGGCACTGTTTGTGGATTTTCCACCAACAGCATGTCATGTGCATGTTGTAGAGATGGTATTAGCCCTTCACCCAGTAATTCCGAGTCCAGTATCTCACTAACCTGCAATTACAGATGGCAAGACCCAATAAAACAAGGGAACTAACCAAAGAAGTGTGTGCTCAAAATGACAACACTTGGTGAAACTCAGTTATTCATCTTATATACAATCAAATGTGGCTCCAATAATTCACTAACAACCCCCATCTTAAACAAGGGAATTGAAGCTCAGAATGCTACATAAAACATAGAGGCtgaaatagtaaaatatatttCATGTCTCTAAAGTTTTGTCCCCCTGTCTATATGCCCTTTAAAAAATCTGCTTGATATAGCACATTAGATGGCTGATGTTGCCTAACAACAAATTGCCAGACGATTAAATTGATCAACAATGCTACAgaatacaacaaatttcacaacttgttCAGGTGGCAGGCTGTAATTAATGCAACGTCACCGTTACATGGGATCACCTGACAACACTTTTATTGTACACTAATCACAGCCTATTACCTCAGCAGTGGTGAAATTTGTTGCGTCATTAGACTTATTGCAAAGTTGATGGTACATATAATCAATGTAATGTCACCCACAAGAATATCTGCACGTGAAGGAATATCAACGCCAACTTGGAGCTCATCAGAGCGCTTGTTGAAAACTTTAATCTTTCTTTCCATGCCATTGAGCCTCGCTACTTTGCG
Coding sequences within:
- the LOC142611834 gene encoding protein arginine N-methyltransferase 7 — protein: MASLIPTTLSLHSRLTRLTLTLTQTPQPLLRFKATRAMSSESTQRAFQLRLDPLTGNSEWIVIEEQEQEEQISDNSQKPFLATTSYLDMLNDSPRNKAFRQAIDKTVTQPCHVIDIGAGTGLLSMMAARAMCSGDSSTTCRSSSSSSEGMITACESYLPMVKLMRKVARLNGMERKIKVFNKRSDELQVGVDIPSRADILVSEILDSELLGEGLIPSLQHAHDMLLVENPQTVPYRATTYGQLVESKFLWKLHDLHNNEADTGDGIHLVPSGLDRILHVKSQQYAMHCDAIKEEIKLLSEPFKIFEFDFWKRPDSHREIELHIKATNDGRVNAVVSWWVLQLDCEGTIFYSTAPGWISSAMNTSAGHWCDHWKQCVWFVSGKGMSVSKDEEVYLHAVHTETSILYNLKTNVPRKSGFDTGDPQLILSPERIAIYGDREWRQSMFQALRNALQERVNSLCIVADDSVFLTLLVAHLSKTSHVISLFPGLRDKGAQYLQAVADANGFSMDHVEVLEKRKTCLTMHDTHQKKVDLLIGEPFYYGNEGMLPWQNLRFWKERTLLDSVLSKDVLVMPCKGLLKACAMSLPDLWKSRRCLSNIEGFDHSVVNTTLGACGELPAPEEGPCLPFYIWQCGEIKELSEIFTIMEFDFSKPIKPCYGKAQVEFTEPGICHGFALWIDWVMDSDNSIVLSTGPDKRYWKQGVKLLANPVAVGIHESRKTVEHISTVIEASFDPFNGELIIRNNFI